A stretch of Cyanobacterium sp. HL-69 DNA encodes these proteins:
- a CDS encoding ABC-type Co2+ transport system, permease component has translation MPSPSERKPLPFEPKSKKEKVEKKPPTDNKPQSSVKPTKETVKRNKKQEASLKEIPEEVSKRMVRRMAIFSGIPTGLGISSFFVFYLVVTQEWLKVPNTAVLLVSLGLFGLGVLGLSYGIFSTSWDEGKVGSLLGTEQVSVNVGRMLSAWRTARQEAREAKNKLKD, from the coding sequence ATGCCATCTCCTTCAGAAAGAAAACCATTACCCTTCGAGCCCAAGAGCAAAAAAGAAAAAGTAGAGAAAAAACCCCCTACTGATAACAAACCTCAAAGCAGTGTCAAGCCTACCAAAGAGACTGTAAAAAGGAACAAAAAACAAGAAGCATCTTTGAAGGAAATTCCCGAAGAAGTGAGTAAAAGAATGGTTCGGAGAATGGCGATTTTTAGTGGGATTCCCACTGGATTAGGTATATCTTCCTTTTTTGTGTTCTATTTAGTTGTCACTCAAGAGTGGTTAAAAGTACCTAACACCGCTGTCTTATTAGTCAGTTTGGGCTTATTTGGGTTAGGTGTGTTAGGTTTGAGTTATGGCATTTTCTCCACTTCATGGGATGAGGGGAAAGTTGGTAGTTTGTTGGGTACAGAGCAGGTTTCTGTCAACGTTGGTAGAATGTTGTCCGCTTGGCGTACCGCCAGACAAGAAGCCAGAGAAGCCAAAAATAAATTAAAAGACTGA
- the natC gene encoding ABC-type neutral amino acid uptake system permease component NatC produces the protein MVQYLVFLTISTGLYALFALGLNLQWGFTGLINFGHVAFMTIGAYTTVLLSLQGVPIFLSVIIGIAGASILGLLMGASTLRLREDYLAIVTIGVAEFLRLVAQNEEWLTKGNFGIQSYPLPFGSFQPNFAGRLMMILILTILAVFVIWRLFINIKQQLKGGKEVQGKSFQYSKTRDVYIKGFITFLLLLITYINGVIALYNYTYKSGLMLLILVALSMVYYGLDLLVHSPWGRVLKAIREDEEIPKALGKDVFWYKLQSFMLGGGIAGLAGSFYAWQFTTIYPSSFESLITFNAWIIIVVGGAGNNAGTILGSVIFWAYESLTRFISDNYDFITTAQLSSLRMMIIGLVLMILIVSRPQGILGKKGELSLGK, from the coding sequence ATGGTTCAATACCTTGTTTTCTTGACAATTTCCACGGGTTTATATGCCCTTTTCGCCCTCGGATTAAATTTACAATGGGGCTTTACGGGGTTAATCAATTTTGGTCATGTAGCATTTATGACCATTGGTGCTTACACTACTGTTTTATTAAGTCTTCAGGGAGTACCCATTTTTCTCTCCGTCATCATTGGCATTGCAGGCGCTTCAATACTAGGTTTATTAATGGGGGCTTCTACCCTCAGACTACGAGAAGATTATCTTGCCATTGTCACCATTGGGGTGGCTGAATTTCTCCGTTTAGTAGCACAAAATGAAGAATGGTTAACGAAAGGGAATTTTGGTATTCAGAGTTATCCTTTACCTTTTGGCTCTTTTCAACCTAATTTTGCGGGAAGGTTAATGATGATTTTGATTTTAACTATCTTAGCTGTTTTCGTGATTTGGCGTTTATTTATTAATATTAAACAACAGCTAAAAGGAGGAAAAGAAGTACAGGGAAAAAGTTTTCAATATTCCAAGACTAGGGATGTTTATATTAAAGGATTTATTACTTTTTTGTTACTTCTAATTACTTATATAAATGGAGTTATTGCCCTTTATAATTATACTTATAAATCGGGTTTAATGTTATTAATATTAGTTGCCTTGAGTATGGTTTATTATGGATTAGATTTATTAGTTCATTCCCCTTGGGGCAGAGTTTTAAAGGCAATCAGAGAAGATGAAGAAATACCCAAGGCTCTAGGAAAAGATGTTTTTTGGTATAAATTACAGTCTTTTATGTTGGGAGGGGGAATTGCTGGTTTAGCGGGTTCTTTTTATGCTTGGCAATTTACCACCATTTATCCTAGTAGTTTTGAATCTTTGATTACTTTTAATGCTTGGATTATTATTGTGGTAGGGGGTGCTGGAAATAATGCAGGCACTATATTAGGATCGGTTATTTTTTGGGCTTATGAATCTTTAACTAGATTTATTTCTGATAATTATGATTTTATTACTACCGCTCAATTAAGTTCTTTGAGAATGATGATTATTGGTTTAGTTTTAATGATATTAATTGTCTCAAGACCCCAAGGTATTTTAGGAAAAAAAGGCGAATTATCTTTAGGAAAATAG
- the gst1 gene encoding rho-class glutathione S-transferase Gst1 produces MLELYQFELSQFSEKIRLVLDYKGLEYKKIEVTPGIGQLEVFKISGQRQVPVLKDGDTVISDSTEIALYLDRKYPEKPLIPTDAVARGQCLLMEEWADESLGLKGRKTFLGALNRYQNFRTYFLPTDTPDLLKSLVGAIPGDLLGAIGHDMFKEAERGLKQDLEALSLILQNQPYLVGDEPTLADLTVAALSTIIKFPEVAYYDVPMDITGKGIPGLADNSAYEPFFTWRDRLYAQYRQPLDNSNRNNGNGSGDNSTPTSIEIE; encoded by the coding sequence ATGTTAGAACTATATCAATTTGAATTATCGCAATTTTCTGAAAAAATACGTTTAGTATTAGATTACAAGGGGTTGGAGTACAAAAAAATAGAAGTTACCCCCGGTATCGGGCAGTTAGAGGTTTTCAAAATTTCTGGACAAAGACAAGTACCTGTTTTAAAAGATGGTGACACGGTAATTAGTGACTCTACGGAAATCGCTTTATATTTGGATCGTAAATATCCTGAAAAACCCCTTATTCCTACTGATGCAGTGGCTAGGGGACAATGTTTGTTAATGGAAGAATGGGCGGATGAGTCTTTGGGTTTGAAGGGGCGTAAGACTTTTTTGGGAGCGCTTAATCGGTATCAAAATTTCCGTACCTATTTTTTACCCACTGATACCCCTGATTTATTGAAAAGTCTTGTGGGTGCTATCCCCGGTGACCTTTTAGGGGCGATCGGTCATGATATGTTTAAGGAAGCCGAAAGAGGTTTGAAACAGGATTTAGAAGCCCTTAGCTTAATCTTGCAAAATCAACCTTATTTAGTGGGTGATGAGCCTACTTTGGCGGATTTAACGGTGGCTGCCCTTAGCACTATTATTAAATTCCCTGAGGTGGCTTATTATGATGTACCTATGGATATTACTGGGAAAGGTATTCCAGGTTTGGCGGATAACAGTGCCTATGAGCCTTTCTTTACCTGGCGAGATCGCCTTTATGCCCAGTATCGTCAACCTTTAGATAACTCTAACCGCAATAATGGCAATGGTAGTGGGGATAATAGCACACCTACTTCCATCGAAATCGAATAA
- the aroA2 gene encoding 3-deoxy-7-phosphoheptulonate synthase AroA2 — protein MIVVMKVGTPEPEITRVSEELGSWGLTPEKIVGQTKVIIGLVGETASLNREQIQEVSPWIESVLRVEKPFKRASLEYHHGQPSEVVISTPNGDVAIGRDNPIAIVAGPCSVENEEMIVETAIRVKAAGAKFLRGGAYKPRTSPYAFQGHGESALELLAAARDASGLGIITEVMDTADLDVISEYADVVQIGARNMQNFSLLKKVGAQPKPVLLKRGMSATIDEWLMAAEYILAAGNPNVILCERGIRTFDRSYARNVLDLSVLPVLRTLTHLPIMIDPSHGTGKSEYVPAMAKGAIAAGTDSLMIEVHPNPAKALSDGPQSLTPDAFDALVKELAVFGKAVGRWEEAVPALA, from the coding sequence ATGATCGTTGTAATGAAAGTGGGTACTCCTGAACCCGAAATTACCCGTGTAAGCGAGGAATTGGGATCATGGGGTTTAACACCAGAAAAAATCGTGGGACAAACTAAGGTGATTATTGGTTTAGTAGGCGAAACCGCATCCCTTAACCGTGAACAAATTCAAGAAGTTAGTCCTTGGATTGAGAGTGTTTTGAGAGTTGAAAAACCTTTCAAACGCGCTAGTTTAGAATATCACCATGGACAGCCCAGTGAGGTTGTTATTTCTACTCCTAATGGAGATGTAGCTATTGGTAGAGATAATCCTATCGCTATCGTAGCAGGGCCTTGCTCCGTTGAAAATGAAGAGATGATCGTGGAAACGGCGATTAGAGTCAAGGCGGCGGGAGCTAAGTTTTTACGGGGTGGTGCATACAAGCCTCGAACTTCTCCTTATGCGTTTCAAGGTCATGGTGAAAGTGCTCTCGAATTGTTAGCCGCTGCTAGAGATGCTAGTGGTTTGGGTATTATTACCGAAGTGATGGATACCGCAGATTTAGATGTAATTTCTGAGTATGCAGACGTGGTACAAATTGGGGCAAGAAATATGCAAAATTTCTCCCTGCTCAAAAAAGTAGGCGCTCAACCTAAGCCTGTACTCTTGAAAAGGGGTATGTCTGCCACCATTGATGAGTGGTTGATGGCGGCGGAATACATTTTGGCGGCAGGTAATCCTAATGTGATTTTGTGTGAGCGTGGTATTCGTACCTTTGATCGCTCTTATGCCCGTAATGTGTTAGATTTATCTGTTTTACCTGTGTTGAGAACTCTAACTCACTTACCTATTATGATTGATCCTAGTCATGGTACTGGTAAGTCTGAGTATGTTCCTGCTATGGCAAAAGGTGCGATCGCCGCAGGTACCGATTCATTAATGATTGAAGTACACCCTAACCCTGCCAAAGCCCTATCCGATGGACCTCAATCTTTAACCCCCGATGCCTTCGATGCTTTGGTTAAAGAATTAGCAGTTTTCGGTAAAGCCGTAGGACGTTGGGAAGAAGCAGTTCCCGCCCTCGCTTAG
- the menG gene encoding demethylmenaquinone methyltransferase MenG, with product MTSSTKPTDKEIQNIFNNIAPIYDQMNNWLSFGVHHIWKKMAVKWSNAHPHHQGLDLCCGTGDLTFLLAKQITHGEVYGVDFSPQLLAVAQEKQQQKPLMNNITWLEGDVLTLPFNDNTFDCATMGYGLRNVVNIPLALEEIYRVLKPNSKIAILDFHRPSDSLLAQAQKWYLDNIVVNMAQYFGSTAEYAYINPSLDRFPCGEEQIKLGKKAGFHSVVHYPLAGGIMGVLVLTK from the coding sequence ATGACATCATCCACCAAACCCACCGACAAAGAAATACAAAATATCTTCAACAACATCGCCCCCATCTACGATCAAATGAATAACTGGCTTAGTTTTGGGGTTCATCATATCTGGAAAAAAATGGCAGTAAAATGGAGCAACGCCCACCCCCATCATCAGGGTTTAGACCTTTGTTGTGGTACAGGTGATCTTACCTTTCTTTTGGCAAAACAAATCACCCATGGGGAAGTTTATGGGGTTGATTTTTCCCCTCAACTCCTTGCCGTTGCCCAAGAAAAACAACAACAAAAGCCCCTAATGAATAATATAACTTGGTTAGAAGGTGACGTGTTAACCCTTCCCTTTAATGATAATACCTTTGACTGTGCCACCATGGGTTATGGACTGAGAAACGTTGTTAATATACCCCTTGCCCTCGAAGAAATTTACCGAGTTTTAAAACCTAATTCAAAAATAGCTATCCTCGATTTTCATCGCCCCTCCGACTCCCTACTTGCCCAAGCCCAAAAATGGTACCTAGATAATATTGTTGTTAATATGGCTCAATATTTTGGCTCAACAGCAGAATATGCCTATATTAATCCCAGTTTAGATCGATTTCCCTGCGGTGAAGAACAAATAAAATTAGGAAAAAAAGCAGGATTTCACTCCGTCGTCCATTACCCCCTAGCGGGTGGTATAATGGGGGTCTTAGTATTAACAAAGTAA